A window from Chryseobacterium vaccae encodes these proteins:
- a CDS encoding dipeptidase yields MDTFNIDLHCDLLYYLLRSEAKINDGEFGASLPFLREGNVKLQIMAIYSSTGKGSTEYGLQQSSLFSELIKSDDFFLFENESYKDTENEGKTGILASIENASSFCDENESLDSGFKKLDSIIENTKKVFYIGITHHTENRFGGGNNASAGLKEDGKVLIDYLSDTKIAIDLAHASDQLAHDIFNYIDQKNYSVPILASHSNYRTIYKNNRNLPDELAKEVIHRKGLIGLNFIKDYIDLEHPERLYEHIQYGLDLGGENSIAYGADYFYWKDHPDKSRHPFFFPEHSDASVYPAINKEISERFSPELMRKISHENALKFITGIYQP; encoded by the coding sequence ATGGATACTTTCAATATAGATCTGCATTGTGACCTTTTATATTATCTGTTAAGATCAGAGGCCAAAATAAATGATGGTGAGTTCGGAGCTTCACTGCCTTTTTTAAGAGAAGGAAATGTAAAGCTTCAGATTATGGCGATCTATTCATCCACAGGTAAGGGAAGTACAGAATATGGGCTTCAACAGAGCAGTCTGTTTTCAGAACTGATAAAAAGTGACGATTTTTTCCTGTTTGAAAATGAAAGCTATAAAGACACCGAAAATGAAGGAAAAACAGGAATTCTGGCTTCCATTGAAAATGCTTCTTCTTTCTGTGATGAAAATGAAAGCCTTGATTCCGGTTTTAAAAAGTTGGACAGTATCATTGAAAATACAAAAAAAGTCTTTTATATAGGAATTACCCATCACACGGAAAATCGTTTTGGAGGCGGAAACAATGCTTCAGCAGGATTGAAAGAAGACGGAAAAGTATTGATTGATTATCTTTCAGACACAAAAATAGCCATCGACCTTGCTCATGCAAGTGACCAGCTGGCTCATGATATTTTTAATTATATCGATCAGAAAAATTATTCAGTTCCCATTCTGGCAAGTCATTCCAATTACAGAACGATTTATAAGAACAACCGGAATCTTCCTGATGAGCTGGCTAAAGAAGTGATCCACAGAAAAGGTTTAATTGGATTGAATTTCATTAAAGATTATATTGATCTGGAGCATCCGGAACGGCTTTATGAACATATTCAGTACGGATTAGATCTGGGTGGAGAAAACAGTATCGCTTATGGAGCTGATTATTTCTACTGGAAAGACCATCCGGACAAATCCCGTCATCCGTTTTTCTTCCCTGAACATTCCGATGCTTCAGTGTATCCGGCAATCAATAAAGAAATATCGGAGAGATTTTCTCCTGAACTGATGAGAAAAATAAGCCATGAAAATGCCCTGAAATTTATAACGGGAATATATCAGCCGTAA